The Acanthopagrus latus isolate v.2019 chromosome 6, fAcaLat1.1, whole genome shotgun sequence genome includes a region encoding these proteins:
- the LOC119021908 gene encoding uncharacterized protein C20orf85 homolog isoform X2 encodes MTTVNRKAHVNAEKHLAKDWPNKWGFLEETYKEYEQESLRLKEEERKKLPHHQAARPPTPPEKIIHVGPSPSVPKTTQAFIGWRSAHPDLQLEKSNTLHHGRRSFLKELGWPLDSCS; translated from the exons ATGACGACGGTAAACAG gaaagCTCATGTGAATGCAGAGAAGCATTTGGCTAAAGACTGGCCCAACAAGTGGGGCTTCCTGGAGGAGACCTACAAGGAG TACGAGCAGGAGAGTTTAAGGCtcaaggaggaggaaagaaagaagctTCCCCATCACCAGGCTGCACGACCTCCAACCCCTCCAGAAAAAATCATACAT gtcGGCCCCTCTCCCTCAGTTCCAAAGACGACCCAGGCCTTCATTGGTTGGCGTTCAGCTCACCCAGATCTTCAGCTGGAAAAGTCCAACACGTTGCATCATGGGAGGCGTAGTTTTCTCAAGGAGCTGGGCTGGCCTCTGGACTCCTGCAGCTGA
- the LOC119021908 gene encoding uncharacterized protein C20orf85 homolog isoform X1, translating into MADAQRTSEPTNFVHQDEIWKAHVNAEKHLAKDWPNKWGFLEETYKEYEQESLRLKEEERKKLPHHQAARPPTPPEKIIHVGPSPSVPKTTQAFIGWRSAHPDLQLEKSNTLHHGRRSFLKELGWPLDSCS; encoded by the exons ATGGCGGATGCACAGCGAACATCTGAACCCACAAACTTTGTGCATCAGGATGAAATCTG gaaagCTCATGTGAATGCAGAGAAGCATTTGGCTAAAGACTGGCCCAACAAGTGGGGCTTCCTGGAGGAGACCTACAAGGAG TACGAGCAGGAGAGTTTAAGGCtcaaggaggaggaaagaaagaagctTCCCCATCACCAGGCTGCACGACCTCCAACCCCTCCAGAAAAAATCATACAT gtcGGCCCCTCTCCCTCAGTTCCAAAGACGACCCAGGCCTTCATTGGTTGGCGTTCAGCTCACCCAGATCTTCAGCTGGAAAAGTCCAACACGTTGCATCATGGGAGGCGTAGTTTTCTCAAGGAGCTGGGCTGGCCTCTGGACTCCTGCAGCTGA